AGTGCGGTGACAGACGCCTGGATCACCGATGTCGTTCTCCGAGGTGAAATCGGCGACGCCATCTTCTTCTACCGCCTGCATGATCTTCTGGAGCGTGCGGATGAAGTGGAGCCGGGTATCCGCCTGCCCGGGTTCTCCTTCTCCTACGGAATCTCCTGGCGCTTCATCGGCTAGGTCGATCTGGCCCCGTTGACACCATCGGACCCCACCGATACCCTTTGCCCGCCCGGGTAGCCGGGTGCGTCTGCACTTCTCGCAAATCGGGAGGTTTCAGAACATGAACTGGGTGGATCTGGTCATTCTCGTGATTCTGGGTGTCAGTCTTGTGGCAGGCATCATCCGAGGGGTGGTGAAGACCGTGTTCTCCCTGGCCGGGGTGTTTGCGGGGTTCGTTCTGGCCTCTCGCGAGTCGGGGGCCGTGGCGATGGTCTTCGAGAACTGGATGCCGGAGAAGGCCGCCGGGGTGGTGGGTTTCCTTGCGGTCTTTGTGGTGGTGGCCGCCATCTTCGCCCTCGTGGGGGCGGTGCTGCGGAAGATCCTGGAGGGGCTCTCGCTGTCGTGGGTCGACCGCACGCTGGGAGCGGTTTTCGGGTTTCTCAGGGCCGCGCTGATTCTGGGGCTCTTGTCGCTCCTTGTCGAAGGGGCCGGGTCTCTTGGGGCCGCCCGGGAGTCCGTGACCTACCCCTGGGCGCTCTGGGGAGGGGAGTTCCTGCTGGAACTGGTTCCGGAGGAGACGCGGGATCGCTTTGACTGGGATGAACTGATGGACAGGGTTCCGGAGGGTCTTCCGGCCCTGCCGGGAGCGGATCCAAACGACTGATTTCGAAGGTCGGAAGGGTCCGGCCGGGAAGGGAAGAACATGGCCGAGATCCACGCGGAGATTTTTCGCGAGTACGACATTCGGGGAATCACGGACACCCAGCTGGATTCGCGAACTTCGCGCCTGATCGGGCGTGGGCTCGGGACGCTTCTCGTGCGATCCGGTGCTCGCGAGGTCGTCATCGGACGCGATGTGCGCCTCTCCTCCGACCGCATCCGCGACGATCTTGTGGAAGGGCTTCTCTCCACCGGGCTGCACATCATCGATGTCGGCGTGGTCCCCACGCCCGCTACCTACTTTGCGCTGCATACGCTGGAATGCGGCGGAGGGATCATGATTACCGGCAGCCACAACCCGGCGGAGTACAACGGCTTCAAGACCTCCGTCGGAAAGGAGTCCATCCACGGCGAGAAGATCCAGGAAGTCCGGCGTCTGATTGAGGCGGACGACTTTGTCGAGGCCATCGGCGGTGTGCTGGAAGCGCGCGACATCCTCCCCAACTACCTCGGGCGCCTGACGGAGGACATCAGGCCGGAGCGGGGACTGACCGTTGTGGTGGATGGCGGGAACGGCGTGGGCGGCTCGCATGTCTGCAATATCCTGGAAACGCTCGGGTGTACGGTCCACCGTCTCTACTGCGAACCCGACGGGAACTTCCCGAACCACCATCCGGACCCGACGGTGGAGGCCAACCTTGCGGACCTCATCGCGAAGATCCATGAGACCCGCGCGGATCTCGGCATCGCGCTGGACGGAGACGCCGATCGGATCGGCGCGGTGGACGACCAGGGCGGGATCATCTGGGGAGACCGGCTGCTGGCGCTCTTCGCGCGGGATGTCCTTCGCGACGGCCCCACATCCATCATCTTTGAGGTGAAGTGCTCGCGCGGCCTCATCGAGGACATCGAAGCGCACGGGGGCACACCGGTCATGTGGAAGGCGGGGCACTCCCTCATCAAGGAGAAGATGAAGGAAACCGGTGCCTTGCTCGCGGGGGAGATGAGCGGGCATATGTTCTTCAAGCACCGGTTCTACGGATTCGACGACGCGCTCTACTCCGCGGCGCGTCTGGTGGAGATCGTTGCGAATGAGAATGCGCCACTTTCGGAGATCATGGCCACGATCCCGTCGTATCCGTCTACGCCGGAGATCCGGATCGACTGCCCGGAGGAGCACAAGGCTCCGGTGGTCGAGGAGATCCTCCAGCACTTCGCGACAGATCACGAGGTGATCGATGTGGACGGAGCCCGCATCGATTTCGGGGACGGATGGGGACTCGTCCGCGCCTCCAACACGACGCCGCTTCTTGTGCTTCGCTTTGAAGCATCCACCGAAGATCGGCTGGCCGAAATCCGGTCGGAAGTGGAGTCGAAGCTGGCGGAGATCCTGCGCGCGAGGGCCGTGGCGTCATGAGCACGATTCACGCGGTCATCATGGCGGGGGGGCGAGGCACCCGATTCTGGCCTGAAAGCCGCACGCAGCTTCCCAAGCAGTTCCTCGCGGTGGCGGGCGGAGATTCACTGCTCACGCGAACCGGGAAACGGCTCTTTCCGCTGACGGGGGAAGATCGAGTGTGGGTCGTCACGAGCGCGGCGCATGTGGATCTCGTCGCCGGGCATCTTCCGCAGGTGGCGCGGACGCGCATCGTGGGGGAACCCGTGGGGCGGAATACCGCGCCGTGCGCCGGAGTCGCCGCGGCGCTGGCTGCACGCGAAGACCCGGAGGCGGTGCTTCTGGTGGCCCCGGCGGATCATTGGATCGGCGATGAAGACCGATTCCGGGCCGCTGTTCAGGACGCGGCTGCCGCCGCGCAGGAGACGCGCGGGCTGGTGACCTTTGGCATTCTGCCGACTTCGCCGGAGACCGGGTTCGGATACATCGAACGGGGAGAGGCCGCGACGAGCGGCGTGTCGCGGGTTGCGCGCTTTACGGAAAAGCCGGACCGCGCCACGGCCGAGGGTTTCCTCGCGGGCGGGCGGCACTACTGGAACAGCGGTATTTTCTGCTGGCGCGCCGATGTCTTCATGGAAGAACTGGCGCGCTACCGGCCGGAACTCGCGGCCGCGTGCGAGCGGATCGCCGCAGCTGAGGATACGGCCAAGGCCATGGAGGCGGACTTCCCCTCAATGGAATCCGTCTCCGTCGATTACGCCGTGCTGGAGCCCTCCGAGCGCGTGTTCGTGCTTCCAGCGGATTTCGCCTGGTCCGATGTCGGGTCGTGGGATTCGCTGCCGGACATTCTTCCCCGCGACGAGTCAGGAAACAGCGTGTCCGGAGACGCGCTTGTTGTGGACTCCACCAACTGTCTGGTGCGCTCCCCCGGCAGGTTCACCGCAGTCGTCGGCATGACCGGCACGATCGTCGTCGATACCGGCGACGCTCTCCTCGTCTGTCCCCGGGACCGCTGTCAGGATGTGCGTCGAGTCGTCGATGCACTGGAGCAGAAGGGTCGCCGGGAACTCCTCTAACCCCGGCGCGGTTTTGGACCATCGATCCGTCCGACGCGTTCTCCCCGGAATGACCTGCCTCCCTGGAGTGAAACGCTGGCAGAAATGACACCTGCAAACAGAGCCCGGGCCGGTCGGCTTCAAGCCGGCTGCGGCACCGGTCGATACGGAAGAAGAGTTCCCGTCCCGTGTTGTCGTGGAGGAGTGCGATGACGCGTGAGGAACGGAATGTCCTTCTGTTTCTGGTGGCGGGGGTCGTTCTCGGCTGTCTCGTTCCCGACGGTGGAGAGTGGGGCGTGTTCGCGCCACCGCAATCCGGGGAGGCGCGGGAAGAGGACGGGGTGGTCGTGCGCGACCTGTTCCCCATCGATGTGAACCGGGCCGACGCGGATCTCTTGGAACGGCTGCCCGGGATCGGACCGTCGCGGGCGCGGGCGATTGTGGCGTTGCGGGAAGAGCGCGGGGTGTTTGAGTCGCTCGCCGAACTCACGCGGATCCGGGGCATCGGCCCGCGGACGGTGGAAGGTCTGGAAGATCGTGCGGTTGCCGGAATGGCGGACGCGGACGGTACAGCGGAGGAGACGCAGCGTGGACACGAACCGCATCGAGACCCTTCTTCTGGAGCACGAGATCCTGGCTCCGGAGCAACTGGCGCAGGCCAGAACGCAGCAGAAATCCTCCGGTGACACGCTGGACGAGAGCCTCGTCAAGCTGGGGATCTTCACGGAGCAGGACCTCCTCATGACGCTGGCGCGGATCTTCGAAATGCCCGCCGTGGATCTTCCCACCATCGAGATCCCGGAGGAGGTTCTCGAGATCGTCCCCAGCGAAGTGGCGACCCGACTGGGTGTTCTTCCCGTGCAGAAGACCGGGCGCACGCTGACGCTCGCCATGGCGGACCCTCTCAACATCTATGCCGTGGACGACATCAAGTTCATCGCGGGACTGGAAGTACAGCCGGTGGTCGCCAGCGAGGGCGCCATCCGAAAGGCCATCGACCGGCACTACGGCACCGCCAATGCCCTTGCGGACATCATGAAGGACATGGAAGACGGGGAAGGCCTGGAGGTCGTCGAGGATCCGGATGACGACGACCGGGATCAGGACGACGGTTCCGGCGACGCCCCCGTCATCAAGTATGTGAACTCGCTGCTCGCCGAGGCGGTCATGCGAGGCGCGTCCGACATTCATGTCGAGCCGTTTGAGAAGCACATCCGCGTGCGATTGCGCCAGGACGGGACACTTCACGAAATGGCATCCCCTCCATATCGCATGAAGGCCGCCATTACTTCGCGCTTGAAGCTGATGGCGGAACTCGACATTGCGGAGCGGCGCGTCCCCCAGGACGGTCGAATCAAGATCCGCATTCAGGGACGGATGATTGACCTTCGCGTGTCTTCGCTGCCGGTGGTGTTCGGCGAGAAGATCGTGCTGCGTGTTCTCGACCAGACCAACCTGAATGTGAATCTGGAGGCGTTCGGATTCGATCGGTCGGCGCAGGATCGGTTCGAGAAAGCCATCGGGAGCCCGTACGGAATGGTGCTGGTCACCGGTCCGACCGGAAGCGGCAAGACGACCACGCTTTACTCCGCGCTCTCGCGGGTCAATGTGCCCGGGACGAACATCATGACTGTCGAAGACCCCGTGGAGTACAACCTGGAGGGAATCAACCAGGTACAGGTCCACTCCGATGTGGGGCTGACCTTTGCATCGGCGCTGAAGTCGTTCCTGCGACAGGATCCGAACATTGTCATGGTGGGTGAGATCCGCGATCAGGAGACCGCATCGATTGCGGTCACGGCCGCACTCACCGGGCACTTGGTTCTGTCGACCATTCATACGAACGACGCCGCATCCACCATCGACCGGCTGGTGGACATGGGCGTTCCCCCGTTTCTGGTTTCCTCCTCGCTCAATCTGGTGGTGGCGCAGCGGCTGCTCCGGCGGGTCTGCCCGGAGTGTCGCAAGGAGATCGTGCTGCACGGAGAAACCGCGCGCGAACTCGAGATGGATGTGACGGAAGAGAACGCGACCGTCTACGAGGCTGTGGGTTGCCCAGCCTGTCACGATACCGGCTATCGAGGACGGACGGGGATCTTCGAGGTTCTCGCGCTGTCCCCGGTCATCCGCAGGATGGTCCTGGACCGGGCTCCCGGGACGGAGATCAAGCGCGTTGCCGTGAAGGAGGGAATGCTGACTCTCCGGCGGGACGCAGTGCGAAAGATGATGGCGGGGGAGACCACGCCGGAAGAAGTGCTGCGCGAGGCCGCGGCAGACGAGACCCCGGAGGGACCATGACATGGTGACCATGAAAGCGCTTCTGGAAGAGATGGTGCGCATGAAGGCGTCGGATCTCCACCTGACGGCCGGCGTCCCCGCGAGGTTCCGCGTGGACGGCGTTCTGGAGACGGCATCGGCGGGGGATGTGCTCACGCCGGAAGTGACGCAGCGCCTGGCCTACAGCACCCTCACCGACGAGCAGAAGAAGCTCTTCGAGCGCACGCGGGAACTGGACTTCTCGTTTGGAGTGCAGGGGCTGGCCCGGTTCCGTGGAAACTGCTTCATCCAGCGCGGAGTGGTCACGATGGCCGTGCGGATGATTCCGTTCGAGGTGGCTCCGTTTGAGTCGCTGGGTCTTCCGCGCTCGGTGCTTTCGTTTGCCGGGCTGACTCGCGGGCTCGTCCTCGTGACCGGGCCGACAGGAAGCGGAAAGTCCACGACGCTCGCATCGCTCATCGACCGGATCAACGAAGAGCGCGCCGTCCACATCCTGACGCTGGAAGACCCCATCGAGTTCATGCACTCGCACAAGAAGGCCATCGTGAACCAGCGCGAAGTGGGGTCGGATACGGAGTCGTTCGGGTCGGCGCTGCGCCATGTTCTCCGGCAGGATCCGGATGTGATTCTGCTCGGCGAGATGCGCGACCGCGAGACCATCGAGACAGCGCTCACCCTGGCCGAGACCGGGCACCTGGCATTCGCGACGCTCCACACGAACTCCGCAGTCGAGTCGATCAACCGGATTGTGGATGTCTTCCCCTCGGAGCAGCAGTCGCAGATTCTCGCGCAACTGGCGTTCGTGCTGCAGGGGGTGGTGACGCAACTGCTTCTCCCAAGGTCGGGACGCGCCGGTCGAGCCCTGGCCGCGGAGATCCTTGCGGTGACTCCCGGGATTCGCGCGCAGATCCGGGAAGGGAAGGTCCATCAGATCCACTCCATGATTCAGGCGGGGCAGAAGCACGGCATGGTGACGATGAACCAGAGCCTGGCGGCACTCGCGACTCGCCGCGAAGTCTCAGTGGAAGACGCGCTCCTGCGAAGTCCCGACAAGAAGGAGTTTGAGTCGCTGTTCGGGCGCAGAGTCCCGGAGCGCAGGCAAGCACAGGGGGTTCAGTCGTGACGACCTGGGTTTGGCGAGGGCAGGCACCCGGCGGAGAGACGGTGACGGGAGAACTGGCGGCGG
The Gemmatimonadota bacterium DNA segment above includes these coding regions:
- a CDS encoding CvpA family protein — encoded protein: MNWVDLVILVILGVSLVAGIIRGVVKTVFSLAGVFAGFVLASRESGAVAMVFENWMPEKAAGVVGFLAVFVVVAAIFALVGAVLRKILEGLSLSWVDRTLGAVFGFLRAALILGLLSLLVEGAGSLGAARESVTYPWALWGGEFLLELVPEETRDRFDWDELMDRVPEGLPALPGADPND
- a CDS encoding phosphomannomutase/phosphoglucomutase; translated protein: MAEIHAEIFREYDIRGITDTQLDSRTSRLIGRGLGTLLVRSGAREVVIGRDVRLSSDRIRDDLVEGLLSTGLHIIDVGVVPTPATYFALHTLECGGGIMITGSHNPAEYNGFKTSVGKESIHGEKIQEVRRLIEADDFVEAIGGVLEARDILPNYLGRLTEDIRPERGLTVVVDGGNGVGGSHVCNILETLGCTVHRLYCEPDGNFPNHHPDPTVEANLADLIAKIHETRADLGIALDGDADRIGAVDDQGGIIWGDRLLALFARDVLRDGPTSIIFEVKCSRGLIEDIEAHGGTPVMWKAGHSLIKEKMKETGALLAGEMSGHMFFKHRFYGFDDALYSAARLVEIVANENAPLSEIMATIPSYPSTPEIRIDCPEEHKAPVVEEILQHFATDHEVIDVDGARIDFGDGWGLVRASNTTPLLVLRFEASTEDRLAEIRSEVESKLAEILRARAVAS
- a CDS encoding mannose-1-phosphate guanylyltransferase gives rise to the protein MSTIHAVIMAGGRGTRFWPESRTQLPKQFLAVAGGDSLLTRTGKRLFPLTGEDRVWVVTSAAHVDLVAGHLPQVARTRIVGEPVGRNTAPCAGVAAALAAREDPEAVLLVAPADHWIGDEDRFRAAVQDAAAAAQETRGLVTFGILPTSPETGFGYIERGEAATSGVSRVARFTEKPDRATAEGFLAGGRHYWNSGIFCWRADVFMEELARYRPELAAACERIAAAEDTAKAMEADFPSMESVSVDYAVLEPSERVFVLPADFAWSDVGSWDSLPDILPRDESGNSVSGDALVVDSTNCLVRSPGRFTAVVGMTGTIVVDTGDALLVCPRDRCQDVRRVVDALEQKGRRELL
- a CDS encoding helix-hairpin-helix domain-containing protein: MTREERNVLLFLVAGVVLGCLVPDGGEWGVFAPPQSGEAREEDGVVVRDLFPIDVNRADADLLERLPGIGPSRARAIVALREERGVFESLAELTRIRGIGPRTVEGLEDRAVAGMADADGTAEETQRGHEPHRDPSSGARDPGSGATGAGQNAAEILR
- the pilB gene encoding type IV-A pilus assembly ATPase PilB, with protein sequence MDTNRIETLLLEHEILAPEQLAQARTQQKSSGDTLDESLVKLGIFTEQDLLMTLARIFEMPAVDLPTIEIPEEVLEIVPSEVATRLGVLPVQKTGRTLTLAMADPLNIYAVDDIKFIAGLEVQPVVASEGAIRKAIDRHYGTANALADIMKDMEDGEGLEVVEDPDDDDRDQDDGSGDAPVIKYVNSLLAEAVMRGASDIHVEPFEKHIRVRLRQDGTLHEMASPPYRMKAAITSRLKLMAELDIAERRVPQDGRIKIRIQGRMIDLRVSSLPVVFGEKIVLRVLDQTNLNVNLEAFGFDRSAQDRFEKAIGSPYGMVLVTGPTGSGKTTTLYSALSRVNVPGTNIMTVEDPVEYNLEGINQVQVHSDVGLTFASALKSFLRQDPNIVMVGEIRDQETASIAVTAALTGHLVLSTIHTNDAASTIDRLVDMGVPPFLVSSSLNLVVAQRLLRRVCPECRKEIVLHGETARELEMDVTEENATVYEAVGCPACHDTGYRGRTGIFEVLALSPVIRRMVLDRAPGTEIKRVAVKEGMLTLRRDAVRKMMAGETTPEEVLREAAADETPEGP
- a CDS encoding type IV pilus twitching motility protein PilT, whose product is MVTMKALLEEMVRMKASDLHLTAGVPARFRVDGVLETASAGDVLTPEVTQRLAYSTLTDEQKKLFERTRELDFSFGVQGLARFRGNCFIQRGVVTMAVRMIPFEVAPFESLGLPRSVLSFAGLTRGLVLVTGPTGSGKSTTLASLIDRINEERAVHILTLEDPIEFMHSHKKAIVNQREVGSDTESFGSALRHVLRQDPDVILLGEMRDRETIETALTLAETGHLAFATLHTNSAVESINRIVDVFPSEQQSQILAQLAFVLQGVVTQLLLPRSGRAGRALAAEILAVTPGIRAQIREGKVHQIHSMIQAGQKHGMVTMNQSLAALATRREVSVEDALLRSPDKKEFESLFGRRVPERRQAQGVQS